A single region of the Thermococcus zilligii AN1 genome encodes:
- a CDS encoding 2-phosphoglycerate kinase: MIIVTDAERKIRLPFSRGILTRSITLAGVDVGVAYVIATEVQKELERGKKHVVTTDEIRELTYSKLLERGLKDAAERYLFWRTLGRKRVRLAVLLGGTTGVGKSTIATELAFRLGIRSIIGTDTIREVLRKVIARELLPDIHVSSFLASEVVNVPRGMDPLVYGFETQVKHVSVGIRAVLERSRREGLNALIEGIHVVPGFIETSGNEFMYVITVPSEEYLVSHFYERAQYSARGAERYIENVDRIMAIQEYLVERAREFGVPVIENVELESTVSAIMEDMMNKLKGKDGG; the protein is encoded by the coding sequence TTGATAATCGTTACAGACGCCGAAAGGAAGATCAGGCTCCCCTTCTCAAGGGGCATACTCACCAGGTCGATAACCCTGGCCGGTGTCGACGTTGGCGTTGCCTACGTTATAGCAACAGAGGTTCAGAAGGAGCTTGAAAGGGGGAAGAAGCACGTCGTCACAACCGACGAGATAAGGGAGCTCACTTACTCGAAGCTCCTGGAGAGGGGCCTCAAGGACGCGGCCGAGAGGTACCTGTTCTGGAGAACCCTGGGGCGGAAGCGCGTGAGGTTGGCCGTCCTCCTGGGGGGCACCACGGGCGTCGGGAAGTCAACGATAGCCACCGAGCTGGCGTTCAGGCTCGGAATAAGGAGCATCATAGGAACAGACACCATAAGGGAGGTGCTCAGAAAGGTCATAGCCAGGGAACTCCTCCCGGACATCCACGTCTCGTCCTTCCTCGCCTCGGAGGTCGTGAACGTGCCCCGGGGAATGGACCCGCTCGTGTACGGCTTCGAAACCCAGGTCAAGCACGTCTCAGTCGGGATAAGGGCCGTCCTGGAAAGGTCGCGCAGGGAAGGGCTTAACGCGCTCATCGAGGGGATCCACGTCGTTCCCGGTTTCATAGAGACCAGCGGAAACGAGTTCATGTACGTGATAACCGTCCCGAGCGAGGAGTATTTGGTCTCCCATTTCTACGAGAGGGCACAATATTCGGCGAGGGGCGCGGAGAGGTACATTGAGAACGTCGACAGGATAATGGCCATCCAGGAGTACCTGGTTGAGAGGGCCAGAGAGTTCGGTGTCCCCGTGATAGAGAACGTCGAGCTTGAAAGCACGGTCTCGGCAATAATGGAGGACATGATGAACAAGCTCAAGGGGAAAGATGGGGGCTAA
- a CDS encoding DEAD/DEAH box helicase → MHPLLRKAIEERFGRLNRLQQDAFKEISSGKSVLIIAPTGSGKTEAAVLPVFNEILKNGLRPISALYIAPLKALNRDLLDRLEWWGRKLGISVEVRHGDTSAHRKAKQTKKPPQMLIITPETLGVILTVKPLRKYLSNVKFVIVDEISELVDNKRGAQLLLNLERLAEIAEFKRIGMTATVGNEEEVKEWLKAEVIVKPPWKKGYRFHVLYPTPDKGDEELARKLNLSPEIAARLRLLWEIVEKHGKALVFTNTRQFAEILAHRLKTWGKPVEVHHGSLSKEARIAAERALKEGKIKALICTSSMELGIDIGDVDVVIQYMSPRQVNRLVQRAGRAKHRIGEVSEAYVITSNVEDYLQSLVIAKHALEGRFEAVEPIGGLDVLAHFIVGLLIEHKRLPRERPYEIARRAHVYRGLGWEDYLDVLKVLEDSKLVGHDEETGLLYLRRGAFQYYYENLSTIPDEVSWRVFEVGSGHIIGRLDESFVMDLEEGLDFVMNGRSWIVLRIDDESRLIKVRESKSLESAIPSWEGELIPVPFEVAFSVGRLKRELAFDFEKAKGLLEGVDFREEELRRAVEEIRGGPFSTDRDIVVESTPEALVIHADFGNRANEALGRLVHSFLILRYGRVFSVRAQAHAVVFKTPFQLNPEEVKRYLYGGPESLESIVARALRDSHAYRWRMLNVAKRFGALRRDARIRRVERLFEGTVIERETLNELYHDKVDVSKGKLILEMLKAGLLRVKTALRREPSTLARLNMTVGGEFLLGGVLERDEILELFRNRLLDHEVVLVCTNCGWHSKTKVSRLESIKDRECPRCGSRMLAVAHPIDVEEFLPVLDKVRRGEPLRGDEERVYRKLLKAADLVDSYGFEAVLALASYGTGPDTAARLLGQYKGDALLVALMEREREFIRTRRFWAEDRDRTGEQPGENNA, encoded by the coding sequence ATGCACCCCCTCCTAAGAAAGGCCATTGAAGAGCGCTTCGGAAGGCTCAACAGGCTCCAGCAGGATGCCTTTAAGGAGATTAGCTCGGGAAAGAGCGTCCTGATAATAGCTCCCACCGGCTCCGGCAAAACGGAGGCCGCTGTCCTTCCCGTGTTCAATGAAATCCTTAAGAACGGCCTTAGGCCGATTTCCGCCCTCTACATTGCCCCGCTCAAGGCTTTGAACAGGGACCTGCTCGACAGGCTCGAGTGGTGGGGGAGAAAGCTCGGAATAAGCGTTGAAGTGAGGCACGGCGACACCTCAGCCCACAGAAAGGCAAAACAGACCAAAAAACCTCCCCAGATGCTCATCATAACCCCCGAAACCCTCGGCGTTATCCTGACGGTCAAACCCCTGCGGAAGTACCTGTCTAATGTTAAGTTCGTTATAGTTGATGAGATATCCGAGCTGGTGGACAACAAGCGCGGTGCCCAGCTCCTTCTAAACCTCGAGCGTTTGGCTGAGATAGCTGAGTTCAAGAGGATCGGAATGACGGCAACGGTCGGCAACGAGGAGGAGGTCAAGGAGTGGCTGAAGGCTGAGGTTATAGTGAAGCCACCCTGGAAGAAGGGCTACCGCTTCCACGTCCTCTACCCGACGCCGGACAAAGGGGATGAGGAGCTTGCGAGAAAGCTGAACCTCTCGCCTGAGATAGCGGCCCGTTTAAGGCTCCTCTGGGAGATCGTGGAAAAGCATGGAAAGGCCCTGGTTTTCACGAACACCCGCCAGTTCGCCGAGATTTTGGCCCACCGCCTGAAGACCTGGGGGAAGCCGGTGGAGGTTCACCACGGCTCCCTTTCCAAGGAGGCGAGAATAGCGGCCGAGAGGGCCCTGAAGGAGGGGAAAATCAAGGCTCTGATATGCACTTCCTCAATGGAGCTCGGCATAGACATAGGTGACGTCGACGTTGTGATTCAGTATATGAGCCCGCGCCAGGTCAACAGGCTCGTCCAGCGCGCCGGCAGGGCCAAACACAGGATAGGCGAGGTAAGCGAGGCCTACGTGATAACCTCCAACGTCGAGGACTACCTTCAGAGTTTAGTCATAGCGAAGCACGCCCTTGAAGGCCGCTTTGAGGCCGTTGAGCCCATTGGAGGCCTTGACGTTCTCGCCCATTTCATCGTCGGCCTGCTCATCGAGCATAAGCGACTTCCCCGCGAGAGGCCCTACGAGATAGCGAGGAGGGCCCACGTTTACAGGGGGCTGGGCTGGGAGGACTACCTCGATGTCCTGAAGGTTCTGGAAGATTCCAAGCTTGTGGGCCACGATGAAGAGACGGGACTGCTCTACCTCCGCAGGGGGGCGTTCCAGTACTACTACGAGAACCTCTCAACGATACCGGACGAGGTCTCCTGGAGGGTCTTTGAAGTGGGGAGCGGGCACATCATAGGAAGGCTCGACGAGAGCTTCGTGATGGATCTTGAGGAGGGCCTGGACTTCGTGATGAACGGGCGGAGCTGGATAGTGCTCAGGATAGACGACGAGAGCCGTTTAATCAAGGTCCGCGAGAGCAAAAGCCTGGAGAGCGCGATACCGAGCTGGGAAGGCGAGTTGATTCCCGTCCCCTTTGAGGTCGCGTTCTCCGTGGGCAGGCTGAAGAGGGAGTTAGCTTTTGACTTTGAGAAGGCAAAGGGCCTTCTGGAGGGCGTTGATTTCAGGGAGGAAGAACTGAGGAGAGCGGTTGAGGAGATAAGGGGAGGGCCCTTCTCAACGGACAGGGACATCGTGGTTGAGAGCACGCCAGAAGCGCTGGTAATCCACGCGGACTTCGGCAACAGAGCCAACGAGGCCCTGGGGAGGCTCGTGCATTCTTTTTTAATCCTGCGCTACGGGAGGGTCTTCTCGGTTCGCGCGCAGGCCCACGCGGTGGTGTTCAAAACGCCATTCCAGCTGAACCCCGAGGAGGTGAAGCGTTACCTTTACGGGGGGCCGGAGAGCCTGGAATCTATAGTGGCGAGGGCGCTGAGGGACTCTCACGCCTACAGATGGAGAATGCTGAACGTGGCGAAGCGCTTCGGAGCATTGAGGAGAGATGCCAGGATAAGGCGCGTTGAGAGGCTCTTCGAGGGGACTGTTATCGAGAGGGAGACCCTGAACGAGCTCTACCATGATAAGGTGGACGTGAGCAAAGGAAAGCTGATCCTCGAGATGCTGAAGGCCGGCCTGCTCCGCGTGAAAACTGCCCTGAGGAGGGAGCCATCAACGCTGGCGAGGCTCAACATGACAGTCGGAGGGGAGTTTCTGCTCGGGGGAGTCCTGGAGAGGGACGAAATCCTTGAGCTGTTCAGGAACAGGCTGCTTGACCACGAGGTGGTCTTGGTCTGCACCAACTGCGGCTGGCACTCGAAGACAAAGGTTTCGAGGCTGGAGAGCATAAAGGACAGGGAGTGCCCGCGCTGTGGCTCAAGGATGCTGGCCGTTGCCCACCCGATTGATGTTGAGGAATTCCTCCCAGTTCTCGACAAAGTCCGGCGTGGAGAACCGCTCCGGGGGGACGAAGAGAGGGTCTACAGAAAACTGCTGAAGGCTGCTGACCTGGTTGATTCCTACGGCTTCGAGGCAGTTTTGGCTTTGGCCAGCTATGGGACGGGGCCGGACACCGCGGCGAGGCTTTTAGGCCAGTATAAGGGGGATGCCCTCCTGGTGGCTCTAATGGAGCGCGAAAGGGAGTTCATACGGACGAGGAGGTTCTGGGCGGAGGACAGGGACAGGACAGGGGAGCAGCCAGGGGAAAACAACGCGTAA
- a CDS encoding 2,3-phosphoglycerate synthetase has translation MRVALVDGEHYPDVVKWAIEMLGNVCCAVFLGGSEKIGGLEQVKKKLGIKVYHDPSDYLSALSRALRENPGVEEVVDLSDEPVLNYEDRFRIASLCMLHGVAYRGADFEFRPKPMKRTEKPSIAVIGTGKRVGKTAVSGFVARTLKEIANPVVVTMGRGGPEEPELIRGEEFELTPEFLLRLSESGRHAASDHFEDALTSRVTTIGCRRCGGGMAGFPLFDVVDKGVELAEKLPNDLIILEGSGATFPAYRADAYITVVSALQKLDFIRGYFGPFRLSLADIVVVTMADLVGEEKLEALKGAILDINPSAELHVTTFRARPLGPVEGKRVGLVMTSEPALETMRGHLENLGAEVMAMSGNLSRRPALREDLEKFKGIDAVVVELKAAAVDVVTGWALERGIEVIYLDNEPVNLDGKDLRQSVLKLGRKVLSRGSAG, from the coding sequence ATGAGGGTAGCCCTTGTGGACGGTGAACACTATCCCGACGTGGTGAAATGGGCCATTGAAATGCTCGGGAACGTTTGTTGCGCCGTCTTCCTCGGTGGAAGTGAGAAGATCGGGGGTCTGGAGCAGGTAAAGAAGAAATTGGGGATTAAAGTCTACCACGACCCCTCCGATTACCTCTCCGCACTCTCCAGGGCCCTGCGGGAGAACCCGGGGGTAGAAGAGGTGGTCGACCTGAGCGACGAACCGGTTCTCAATTACGAGGATAGATTCAGAATCGCCTCCCTCTGCATGCTTCACGGCGTTGCCTACAGGGGTGCCGACTTCGAGTTCAGGCCGAAGCCCATGAAAAGAACGGAGAAGCCGAGTATAGCCGTAATTGGGACCGGAAAGCGCGTTGGAAAGACGGCCGTGAGCGGCTTCGTGGCAAGAACCCTGAAGGAGATCGCAAACCCCGTGGTTGTAACGATGGGGCGCGGCGGGCCGGAGGAGCCCGAGCTGATAAGAGGGGAGGAATTTGAGCTGACCCCGGAGTTCCTCCTCAGGCTTTCCGAAAGTGGCAGGCACGCCGCTTCGGATCACTTTGAGGATGCCCTGACATCCCGCGTAACAACTATAGGCTGCCGCCGCTGTGGAGGGGGTATGGCGGGCTTTCCACTGTTTGATGTCGTTGACAAAGGTGTCGAGCTGGCTGAGAAGTTACCGAATGACCTGATAATCTTAGAGGGGAGCGGTGCGACCTTCCCGGCTTACAGGGCTGACGCCTATATAACCGTTGTCAGCGCCCTGCAAAAGCTGGACTTCATAAGGGGCTACTTCGGCCCCTTCAGGCTTTCCCTCGCTGACATCGTGGTGGTCACCATGGCGGATCTCGTTGGGGAAGAAAAGCTGGAAGCCCTCAAAGGGGCCATCCTGGATATAAACCCCTCCGCTGAGCTTCACGTCACGACCTTCAGGGCGAGACCCCTCGGGCCAGTGGAGGGGAAGAGGGTCGGCCTCGTCATGACATCGGAGCCCGCCCTCGAAACCATGAGAGGGCACCTCGAAAACCTCGGCGCGGAGGTTATGGCGATGTCGGGCAACCTTTCACGTAGACCTGCCCTGAGGGAAGACCTGGAGAAGTTCAAAGGTATAGATGCGGTGGTGGTGGAGCTCAAGGCGGCGGCAGTGGACGTTGTCACGGGATGGGCGCTTGAGAGGGGAATCGAGGTCATCTACCTCGACAACGAGCCGGTGAACCTGGACGGGAAGGATTTAAGGCAGTCAGTGCTGAAACTCGGGAGGAAGGTTCTCTCAAGGGGGTCTGCGGGTTGA
- a CDS encoding metallophosphoesterase family protein, translating to MVRIAHISDTHITGEGAFKSYAFDLIVEEINRGNFDFVIHTGDITDQGLREEYEQAAYQLKKIKKPLVVLPGNHDVRNVGYKLFEDFIGPLNGVYEFRDGVVIWVDSTIPDLSDGRIGGQKFRWLKEKLEEYSERKFKIVAAHHHLVPLPDTGRERNVLFNAGDVLDLLLRNEVTLYTCGHKHVPNVYRVEDLVIDNAGCTSCKKTRRGDVNSYSIIELHDGGVKVTIRRVIGDEVSKEHKPVRPKIFIPGGKRILRIAQVSESNVSDRVYFRKKTLENAIRMINERLKPDLVIHNGDIVDAGIERYYEMAYEYYREVGVPKIVIPGHNDITYLGYELFQEYFGEPEIMELNDVVVIPLLTAQYETPIGVVGWMGQKKLRGILQEHEGKFRIVALHHNVIPIPRSREVGFLEDAGDVLKVLTDEGTELVLTGHGGNAYGVKIENTPIVNSGSISWELHRNPFGNSFNLIDIYTDMVVVWEVQSTWGSKKLLGIWKRKA from the coding sequence ATGGTGAGGATAGCCCACATAAGCGACACCCACATAACCGGTGAGGGGGCCTTTAAGAGCTACGCCTTCGACCTCATAGTGGAGGAGATCAACAGGGGCAACTTCGATTTCGTCATCCATACCGGGGACATAACCGACCAGGGCCTCCGCGAGGAGTACGAGCAGGCGGCTTACCAGCTCAAGAAAATAAAAAAGCCCCTTGTCGTTCTTCCCGGAAACCACGACGTCAGGAACGTCGGCTACAAGCTCTTTGAGGACTTCATAGGCCCGCTGAACGGTGTCTACGAGTTCAGGGACGGGGTAGTTATCTGGGTGGACTCAACGATTCCCGATTTAAGCGACGGCAGGATAGGCGGCCAAAAGTTCCGCTGGCTCAAGGAAAAGCTCGAGGAGTACTCTGAGAGAAAGTTCAAAATAGTCGCCGCTCACCACCACCTCGTTCCCCTTCCCGACACCGGGAGGGAGCGGAACGTCCTCTTCAACGCAGGCGACGTTCTCGACCTTCTTTTGAGGAACGAGGTCACCTTATACACCTGCGGCCACAAGCATGTCCCCAACGTCTACCGCGTTGAGGATCTCGTTATAGACAACGCGGGCTGCACCTCCTGCAAAAAGACCAGGAGGGGAGACGTCAACAGCTACAGCATAATAGAGCTCCACGACGGTGGGGTAAAAGTAACGATAAGGCGCGTAATCGGGGATGAGGTCAGCAAGGAGCACAAACCCGTGAGGCCGAAGATATTCATTCCCGGCGGAAAAAGGATCCTCCGGATAGCGCAGGTAAGCGAAAGCAACGTTTCCGACAGGGTCTACTTCAGAAAAAAGACGCTGGAGAACGCCATCAGGATGATAAACGAGAGACTAAAGCCCGACCTGGTTATCCACAACGGGGACATCGTCGATGCAGGAATAGAGCGCTACTATGAGATGGCCTACGAATACTACAGGGAAGTCGGGGTTCCCAAGATAGTGATTCCAGGCCACAACGACATAACTTACCTTGGCTACGAGCTGTTCCAGGAGTACTTTGGGGAGCCGGAGATAATGGAGCTCAACGACGTCGTCGTAATCCCCCTCCTGACAGCCCAGTACGAGACGCCGATAGGTGTGGTCGGCTGGATGGGACAGAAAAAGCTCAGAGGGATTCTGCAGGAGCATGAGGGAAAGTTCAGGATCGTGGCCCTCCACCACAACGTCATACCCATACCGAGGAGCAGGGAAGTCGGCTTCCTTGAAGATGCCGGCGATGTGCTGAAAGTACTAACCGACGAGGGGACAGAGCTGGTCCTTACCGGCCACGGCGGCAACGCCTACGGGGTCAAGATAGAGAACACGCCGATAGTAAACTCCGGTTCCATCAGCTGGGAGCTCCACAGGAACCCCTTCGGAAACAGCTTTAACTTAATAGACATCTACACCGACATGGTAGTGGTCTGGGAAGTCCAGTCAACCTGGGGGAGCAAGAAGCTCCTCGGAATATGGAAGAGAAAGGCTTAG